GATTGCCTGTAGTACGACGGTGCAGGCTCAAGACAGTGCGCAGCGCGTTGCGCTCGCCAAGTCGTTGCAGTCGCTACGCACCAATGGCGAGTCGCCCGCACTCCCCGACGCAAAAGAATTCACCTTCGGTGATCGATCGATCGCCGCGAACACTCGCGCCGCTTCCACCGTGGCGGTCGCCAATGGCACGCTGACGGTGAGTGGCACGGTGGCCGGTGATGCCGTCAGCTGGAAAGGCGACATCGTCGTCGCGCCAGGTGGCGTGATTACTGGGCGTGCTGTGGCCATCGGAGGCAAAGTGCGCCTCAACGGCGGCCGCGTGGACGGCGAGATTCGCTCACTCGAAGGCAATCTCGACGCCACAGGCACCGACGTGACGCCACTCGGCGGCGCGGCAACCGTCTCGCACGCGTTGTCACTCGCCGCCGCTTGGCTCGCCGTGCTCGTGTTCCTCGGCGTTGGCATACTCGTGGTGGCGTCTCCCAATCTCGACGCTGTCACCGACGCGCTCGAGCAGGGCGTGGGCCGCGCCATCATGACGGGACTCGCGGGCGAGGTGGCGATTTTGCCGGCGATTGTGGTCATCTCGCTCGGCCTCGTGCTTACGCTGCTCGGCATTCTCCTCGTGCCGTTCGCCGTCGTGGCGTATGTGATTTTGGTGGCCGGGTTGTTTGCGCTCGGCTTTCTCGCGGTGGCGCGCGTCATTGGCACCGCGATCACTCGTAGCCGCACGAGCGAGGGCGACCGTGAGCGGCGTGCCTCCTCACTGCGCGCACTGATTGTTGGCGTGCTGGCACTGATGAGTCCGTGGTTCCTCGCGGCATCGCTCGCGTGGCAGCCGATGGTGCACCTTGTGGCACAGACCATCGCGATTGCCGTCACGAGCGTTGCGGCCACCGCTGGCCTCGGCGCGGCCATTCTCTCGCGCGGCGGTGTCCAGCGACGCCCGTCCGCGGCGGCGGTCAAAGCAATGGCGGCCGCGAGTTGGCAGACGCCGACGCCAGTCGCCGGTGTCGTAGCGGCGCGACGCCCATCCTCGTACGATGCCCCGGCGGCCAAGTGAACGAACGCTTGCTCGTCGCGTCCGCGCTCGTCATTGCCTTGGCACACCCCGCTGAAGCACAGCGGTGGCGCACGCTCGAGGCCGCACGACAAGTGCACGACACGTCGGCGCTTTCTGTTCGCGTCGAATATTCGGCCGGACGGTTCGACCTGCGTCCCGCCACAGGGAACACGCTCTATAACATGAGTTTGCGCTACGATGCCAGCCGCGGCGAAGCCGTGAGCCGCTATGACAGTCTCGCGCGCTCACTCACCGTAGGGGTGAAGGGCAACCACAGCATCCGCGTCAACTTGGATGACAACGACGGCGGCGATCTCAAACTGCAACTCGCGCCGAACGTCCCCATGGATCTCGCGCTCGAACTCGGTGCGGTTGAGGGCGAACTTCAGCTTGGCGGAATGGCCCTCTCTGATCTTTCGATCAAAGGTGGCGCCGCCGAAATCACCGTGCGATTCGATGCGCCGAATCGCGTCCGCATGCATGCCATGAACATCGAGATTGGCGCGGCCTCCGTGAAGCTCATGCACGCGGCCAACGCCGGTGCCGAACGCATCAAAGCCAATGTCGGCGTCGG
The genomic region above belongs to Gemmatimonadota bacterium and contains:
- a CDS encoding LiaF-related protein, translated to MNERLLVASALVIALAHPAEAQRWRTLEAARQVHDTSALSVRVEYSAGRFDLRPATGNTLYNMSLRYDASRGEAVSRYDSLARSLTVGVKGNHSIRVNLDDNDGGDLKLQLAPNVPMDLALELGAVEGELQLGGMALSDLSIKGGAAEITVRFDAPNRVRMHAMNIEIGAASVKLMHAANAGAERIKANVGVGSLDLDLSGPLTHDVEINASLAMGEITLRVAPEVGVMVEAKTFLGDMHSSGLIKRGDYWYSADYDAAPRKVRVQLKAFLGGFKLRRAS